The genomic DNA attagccCTTTTTTTTAGGACTAATTTTCAGTACCACATCAACACAGTCATATAACCgtctactaaataaaattatttatccCAAAATGCATCTTGAGAGTAGTATTGCATTTGATTGCTAGTGCCATCGGTCACCACTCATCCCAGTTATTTAGGAAGTCATCCCACATTGCAGAAGAAATTGACTCTCGTGATGAGAAAGCAACTTCATCCTGGATTGGAGAAGCCAGCTGCATATCAGGGTGTTCATCAAAATCAGGCACTTCATCCACTACCACCGCTTCAGCACTAGTGAACAACCGATCATTTCTTTCCTCACGCCGAATGTAATTATGCAGAACACAGGCAGCTATAACTATATCCCTTTGTATATGGAATCCATATTGAGGGGCAAGTTTGAGAATTGGAAATCGAGTTTTCAACACATCAAAAGACCTTCGCATGACATTCCTTAGATAAGCGTGCCTGTGATTGAATAACTCCTTTGCAGTTCTCGGTAGCTGATTGGCACCTCTATATTCATGAATGTGGTACCGAGCTCCATGATATGGAGCAATAAATCCTTCCATATTTGAATATCCAGAGTCAACAAGATAATATTTGCCTGAAACAACATAAAATCATCAGTTAAATtgtaccatttgtgatattaagaaagaaatataaGATGGTGTAATCAAACCTTCAGGAATTTGAGGGAAATTCTGATCTGGGTCATCAAGGACCGCCCTCAATATACGCGAATCTGTAACTGAGCCTTCCCAGCCAGGATAAATGAATATGAACTGCAGGTCAAACGTGCAAGCTGCCAATACATTTTGAGATAGAATACCTTTCCTATTACGAAATCGAGATTGATCTTTTGCAGGGACATGCGCAGGAATGTGCATGCCATCAATGACTCCAATACAATcctgagagagaaaaaagaaaaaggtcaacAGCATAACATGAAGCATATGAAACAAATCAGATAAAGCAAgtgtttaaaaatataaaccttaAAATATGGGTAAAATCTATTATTTCCAAAGATTTCAGGAGGAGTGGTGTGCGGGGGTGGTTGTAGAAATTCACGTGATAGTGACTTGATCGCTTTCAACACATTATTGAAATGCCGGCTAATGGTTTCACCTGAGTGTTGAAACCGCTCTTGGATTACTCTGTTGCGTTCATTATGGCCAATGATGTTCAAAAAAATTGCCAGCTGCTCCTCTATCATAACCCCCGCTGTATCACGTAACATGCCTCTTTGTCGAAGAATGTCACATAACTTGTGAAATACATGTTTATCCATCCGAAACATTTCCCAACatccatcatcatcaccattcAGCAGTTCAGTCATGAAACTACTTCCACGGGGCGACAAAGTACGAGGAGGCTGCTTAGTTATACTATTATAATAATAGTAGCCAGCTGCTGCTGCAATTAATTCCATCTCATCCAATTCCAAGTCATAGTCGTCCATGCTGGCTGGTTTATCTgtaaaaataagataaagatACAGTATTTGCAACACAAGGCAACTTATTGGTATACACAATCAATTGCTCTTGGAAGTATTTCAATCATGTATTAAGGCCATAGTTAATGAACAAATAGAAGCTAAGTCTGCTAACTATCATTTAAATCATCAAGCCAAAAGTGACACAGCCAGAAACTACGAAGTCGAACTAATTACAAGCAAAAAGAGTTCCTTAGGAGTCTGCTTGATTGTACAAACCATAACTTTGAACCAAACAGAACAAAACCAACAAGCTGGCTCAATCCACTCAACCAGAGGAAACACCAGACTTTCCCTGCAACCATGGCAACCGTTTCTCATTTTTAAGAGATATGAAAGTTTCTCTGGCATTGGGGTTCTCAAATAAATCCAAAGCAAAAAAGTAGATCCTTTGGTCAAGACATTGCATCTCATCCAGTACTTTTATGCATTTGCTAATAGAAAACCGGTCCTCATTCTTCATAATTGCAGTTGCCCTCATTTTTGAAGCAGCTGCTATTTCTAGCATAGCATCCACTATAGCATCACCAGTAGCCTTGCGACTTCTCTTCCGCCGACCTGAACTAGATGGTATCCCAGACTGACGCTTATGTCCATCTAACATGTTAGCATCATCTCCAGAGCCCGAAGAAGCATCCTCATCCACAAAATTCATTGGTGCACTAAGATCAATAGACATGTTTTAGGT from Corylus avellana chromosome ca6, CavTom2PMs-1.0 includes the following:
- the LOC132185857 gene encoding uncharacterized protein LOC132185857 yields the protein MDDYDLELDEMELIAAAAGYYYYNSITKQPPRTLSPRGSSFMTELLNGDDDGCWEMFRMDKHVFHKLCDILRQRGMLRDTAGVMIEEQLAIFLNIIGHNERNRVIQERFQHSGETISRHFNNVLKAIKSLSREFLQPPPHTTPPEIFGNNRFYPYFKDCIGVIDGMHIPAHVPAKDQSRFRNRKGILSQNVLAACTFDLQFIFIYPGWEGSVTDSRILRAVLDDPDQNFPQIPEGKYYLVDSGYSNMEGFIAPYHGARYHIHEYRGANQLPRTAKELFNHRHAYLRNVMRRSFDVLKTRFPILKLAPQYGFHIQRDIVIAACVLHNYIRREERNDRLFTSAEAVVVDEVPDFDEHPDMQLASPIQDEVAFSSRESISSAMWDDFLNNWDEW